A section of the Kribbella sp. HUAS MG21 genome encodes:
- a CDS encoding extracellular solute-binding protein, producing MRVRAALVAVATGLVLTGCAGVTPAKNDTGSAGGDVVLRVQGMPAPTDAAALAQFKRLVQDFQAKNPGITIEGTENRWDPLTFSAKLAGKTIEDVIQVPLTEPQGLIARKHVQPITDQLKQWSHYQEFNPQVLQPLSDSAGQVYGIPQAPFAQGLVYNRKLFTQAGLDPDKPPATWDEVRAAAKQISAKTGKAGFVHESKGNTGGWQLTMLTYTHGGSMQTEQGGKYVAAVNDPATERSLELLKTMRWTDNSMGQNQLLDQDDVVKQFAAGQLGMFMGTPGTYRLAKTKFGMKNTADYGVTSLPQAGGNATLGGAEVYMVPASVPKEKVDAAVKWLLFAQAEPQYEPEIAAERAKELAKDPKAAVGVPTLPMFSTAQQDKINAAIKPYVNVELDHFKPWLEGTPKLTLKPEPPIAAQKLYTILDTVVQSVLTKRDADIDALLTKAQADADKMLAAEQK from the coding sequence ATGCGTGTTCGTGCTGCCCTGGTGGCGGTCGCGACCGGCCTCGTCCTGACCGGCTGCGCGGGCGTCACCCCCGCCAAGAACGACACCGGCAGCGCCGGCGGCGACGTCGTCCTGCGGGTGCAGGGGATGCCGGCGCCGACGGACGCCGCCGCGCTGGCCCAGTTCAAGCGGCTCGTCCAGGACTTCCAGGCGAAGAACCCGGGCATCACGATCGAGGGCACCGAGAACCGCTGGGACCCGCTGACGTTCTCGGCCAAGCTGGCCGGCAAGACGATCGAGGACGTCATCCAGGTACCGCTGACCGAGCCGCAGGGCCTGATCGCGCGCAAGCACGTGCAGCCGATCACCGACCAACTGAAGCAGTGGTCGCACTACCAGGAGTTCAACCCGCAGGTCCTGCAGCCGCTGAGCGACAGCGCCGGCCAGGTGTACGGGATCCCGCAGGCGCCGTTCGCGCAGGGCCTGGTCTACAACCGCAAGCTGTTCACGCAGGCCGGCCTGGACCCGGACAAGCCGCCGGCGACCTGGGACGAGGTCCGCGCGGCCGCGAAGCAGATCAGCGCGAAGACCGGCAAGGCGGGCTTCGTCCACGAGTCGAAGGGCAACACCGGCGGCTGGCAGCTGACCATGCTGACCTACACGCACGGCGGCTCGATGCAGACCGAGCAGGGCGGCAAGTACGTTGCCGCCGTCAACGATCCCGCCACCGAGCGGTCCCTCGAGCTGCTGAAGACGATGCGCTGGACGGACAACTCGATGGGCCAGAACCAGCTGCTGGACCAGGACGACGTGGTCAAGCAGTTCGCCGCCGGCCAGCTCGGCATGTTCATGGGGACGCCGGGAACGTACCGGCTGGCGAAGACGAAGTTCGGGATGAAGAACACCGCTGACTACGGCGTGACGTCGCTGCCCCAGGCCGGCGGGAACGCGACCCTGGGCGGCGCGGAGGTCTACATGGTCCCCGCCTCGGTGCCCAAGGAGAAGGTCGACGCCGCGGTGAAGTGGCTGCTGTTCGCACAGGCCGAGCCGCAGTACGAGCCGGAGATCGCCGCCGAGCGGGCCAAGGAGCTGGCCAAGGACCCGAAGGCCGCGGTCGGCGTACCGACGCTGCCGATGTTCAGCACCGCGCAGCAGGACAAGATCAACGCCGCGATCAAGCCGTACGTGAACGTCGAGCTGGACCACTTCAAGCCCTGGCTGGAGGGTACGCCGAAGCTCACGCTGAAGCCGGAACCGCCGATCGCCGCGCAGAAGCTCTACACGATCCTCGACACCGTCGTGCAGTCGGTGCTCACCAAGCGCGACGCGGACATCGACGCGCTGCTCACCAAGGCGCAGGCGGACGCGGACAAGATGCTCGCCGCGGAGCAGAAGTGA
- a CDS encoding mandelate racemase/muconate lactonizing enzyme family protein, with translation MKITGWEVLTLPDRGDAMMLVVVDTDEGIHGIGEVGLRSRQRAVAGALDHLGALVLGEDPLRTEHLWQLMFRSGFYPADRVVGSAIAAIDVALWDIRGKAYGVPVHQLLGGPVREYVPCYVHVGDGMADRPRFLERCRSLVADGWQHLRFSVPPDGDVLDERRTLRESVKLFHEVRDAVGDEIELILDVHTRLDPPEAVTLCRELESARPYFVEDALRAEHPDSYRMLRARTGVPLAAGEQFASKWEFAPLIENELIDYARVDIAIAAGLTEARKITAACETHHVKLATHNPLGPVTAAASLHLNLTTPVAAIQEHQSDPDSTLASYFTQRPTITPGRVLPSNTPGLGVDIDRDRARAVPATPRPLPTFHRPDGSYTNW, from the coding sequence ATGAAGATCACGGGCTGGGAAGTGCTCACCCTCCCCGACCGGGGCGACGCGATGATGCTTGTCGTGGTCGACACCGACGAGGGCATCCACGGCATCGGCGAGGTCGGCCTGCGGTCCCGGCAGCGCGCCGTGGCCGGCGCGCTCGACCACCTGGGCGCGCTCGTGCTCGGCGAGGACCCGCTGCGCACCGAACACCTGTGGCAGCTGATGTTCCGGTCCGGCTTCTACCCGGCCGACCGGGTCGTCGGGTCCGCGATCGCCGCGATCGACGTCGCGTTGTGGGACATCCGCGGCAAGGCGTACGGCGTTCCGGTCCATCAACTGCTCGGCGGACCGGTCCGCGAGTACGTGCCGTGCTACGTGCACGTCGGCGACGGGATGGCCGACCGGCCGCGGTTCCTCGAGCGCTGTCGCTCGCTGGTGGCCGATGGTTGGCAGCACCTACGGTTCTCGGTACCGCCGGACGGGGACGTGCTGGACGAACGCCGTACCCTGCGGGAATCCGTCAAGCTGTTCCACGAGGTCCGGGACGCGGTCGGCGACGAGATCGAGCTCATCCTCGACGTGCACACCCGCCTAGACCCACCCGAGGCGGTCACCCTGTGCCGCGAGCTCGAGTCGGCGCGCCCGTACTTCGTCGAGGACGCGCTCCGCGCCGAACACCCGGACAGCTACCGGATGCTCCGCGCGCGCACCGGCGTACCGCTGGCGGCCGGCGAACAGTTCGCGTCCAAGTGGGAGTTCGCGCCGCTGATCGAGAACGAGCTGATCGACTACGCCCGCGTCGACATCGCGATCGCCGCCGGCCTCACCGAGGCGCGCAAGATCACCGCCGCCTGCGAAACCCACCACGTCAAACTCGCCACCCACAACCCGCTGGGCCCGGTCACCGCGGCCGCCTCCCTGCACCTCAACCTCACGACGCCGGTCGCCGCGATCCAGGAGCACCAGTCGGATCCCGACTCCACCCTGGCGTCCTACTTCACCCAACGCCCCACCATCACCCCGGGTCGAGTCCTCCCCTCGAACACCCCGGGCCTCGGCGTGGACATCGACCGCGACCGAGCCCGCGCCGTCCCAGCCACCCCCCGCCCTCTCCCCACCTTCCACCGCCCCGACGGCTCGTACACCAACTGGTGA
- a CDS encoding LacI family DNA-binding transcriptional regulator, producing MAATVREVAQLAGVSPSTVSRVFTAPDQVQEATRKRVTDAAQQLGYRPDPAARTLRSGRTESLGLVVPDIANPFFPPIVKAMQARARNHGYTLLVADCDEREADELETIDAIVKKVDGLVLWASTLSDGRLRELAAEIPLVLVNRHVEGIPELRISLTPGISQAAEHLRALGHTSCVFVNCSRPEHLRGKSIRETFDAQGLSVVELGPYDPRFETGLHAATLAVANGATAILAHNDLVAIGVLHQLARSGVDVPGEVSVIGIDDTLLAAMSIPALTTIRISPQAVATQAADLIVETINGAVPDRPSEVGSRLIPRASTGPAPHRA from the coding sequence ATGGCCGCCACGGTCAGGGAAGTCGCGCAGCTGGCGGGTGTCTCGCCGTCGACGGTGTCCCGGGTCTTCACCGCCCCGGACCAGGTCCAGGAGGCCACCCGGAAGCGGGTGACCGACGCCGCGCAGCAGCTCGGGTACCGGCCCGACCCGGCGGCCCGGACGCTGCGCAGCGGCCGGACCGAGTCGCTCGGACTGGTGGTCCCGGACATCGCCAACCCGTTCTTCCCGCCGATCGTCAAGGCGATGCAGGCCCGGGCCCGCAACCACGGGTACACGCTGCTGGTCGCGGACTGCGACGAGCGCGAGGCCGACGAGCTGGAGACGATCGACGCGATCGTCAAGAAGGTCGACGGACTGGTGCTCTGGGCATCGACCCTGTCGGACGGCCGGTTGCGTGAGCTGGCGGCGGAGATCCCGCTCGTCCTGGTCAACCGGCACGTCGAAGGCATCCCGGAGCTGCGGATCTCGCTGACCCCCGGGATCAGCCAGGCCGCCGAGCACCTGCGGGCGCTCGGTCACACAAGCTGCGTGTTCGTCAACTGCTCGCGGCCGGAACACCTGCGGGGCAAGTCGATAAGAGAAACCTTCGACGCGCAAGGGCTCTCGGTCGTCGAGCTCGGTCCGTACGACCCGCGGTTCGAGACCGGGCTGCACGCCGCGACCCTGGCGGTCGCGAACGGCGCCACCGCGATCCTCGCGCACAACGACCTGGTCGCGATCGGCGTCCTGCACCAGCTGGCCCGCTCCGGGGTGGACGTGCCTGGCGAGGTCAGCGTGATCGGTATCGACGACACGCTGCTGGCGGCGATGTCGATCCCCGCGCTCACCACGATCCGGATCTCGCCGCAGGCGGTGGCCACCCAGGCCGCCGACCTGATCGTCGAGACGATCAACGGAGCCGTCCCGGACCGGCCGTCCGAGGTCGGCTCGCGGCTGATCCCGCGCGCCTCCACCGGCCCCGCACCACACCGCGCCTGA
- a CDS encoding carbohydrate ABC transporter permease: MSEPMTTFTSSNDLRRPGTAFALRAVQVLTLLFLLAIGIGPLYWTVKGAVSPPSEMVTHPLRLWPAEPALGNFATAFTELGVGRYLANTVQVVVGSWAVQLLVAMTAGFAFAVIRPRIGRYVYGAILATMFVPYTVSLVSLFLTVLDVPFLHVNLLDTYWAIWLPAGANAFNVLLATRFFEALPQELYDAAKVDGASTWQLLTKIVLPMSRPVIAVISLLAIMHSWKEFIWPLVVISDPTLQPISVALANLVDSAPLDVLIAAMAMALAPPVLVFLVLQRYVVAGLGFTGVKG; this comes from the coding sequence GTGAGCGAGCCGATGACGACGTTCACGTCGAGCAACGACCTGCGCCGACCGGGTACGGCGTTCGCGCTCCGGGCGGTCCAGGTCCTGACACTGCTGTTCCTGCTGGCGATCGGGATCGGGCCGCTGTACTGGACCGTGAAGGGCGCGGTGTCGCCGCCGTCGGAGATGGTCACGCATCCGCTCCGGCTCTGGCCGGCCGAGCCGGCGCTGGGCAACTTCGCCACGGCCTTCACCGAGCTCGGTGTCGGCCGCTACCTGGCGAACACCGTCCAGGTCGTGGTCGGTTCGTGGGCGGTGCAGTTACTGGTGGCAATGACCGCTGGGTTCGCGTTCGCGGTGATCCGGCCACGGATCGGTCGCTACGTGTACGGCGCGATCCTCGCGACGATGTTCGTGCCGTACACGGTCTCGCTGGTCAGTCTGTTCCTGACCGTGCTGGACGTCCCGTTCCTGCACGTGAACCTGCTCGACACGTACTGGGCGATCTGGTTGCCCGCCGGCGCGAACGCGTTCAACGTGCTGCTGGCGACGCGGTTCTTCGAGGCACTCCCGCAGGAGCTGTACGACGCCGCGAAGGTCGACGGCGCGAGCACCTGGCAGCTGCTCACCAAGATCGTGCTGCCGATGAGCCGCCCGGTGATCGCGGTGATCAGCCTGCTGGCGATCATGCACTCCTGGAAGGAGTTCATCTGGCCGCTGGTCGTGATCTCCGACCCGACGCTGCAACCGATCAGCGTGGCGCTCGCGAACCTGGTCGACTCGGCGCCGCTCGACGTGCTGATCGCCGCGATGGCGATGGCGCTCGCCCCGCCGGTGCTCGTGTTCCTCGTGCTGCAGCGGTACGTCGTCGCCGGCCTCGGCTTCACGGGGGTGAAGGGATGA
- a CDS encoding Fur family transcriptional regulator, whose protein sequence is MPTVDELQGLLRGASLRVTRPRVAVLAAVYGHPHADTDSIIGAVRNELPQTSHQAVYDSLQVLTAAGLVRRIQPLGSVARYESRVGDNHHHVVCRSCGAIADVDCAVGHAPCLTASDDHGFVIDEAEVIYWGLCADCSRRT, encoded by the coding sequence GTGCCGACGGTTGACGAGCTCCAGGGGTTGTTGCGTGGGGCCTCGTTGCGGGTGACGCGGCCGCGGGTGGCGGTGCTGGCCGCGGTGTACGGGCATCCGCATGCCGACACCGACTCGATCATCGGTGCCGTGCGCAACGAACTGCCCCAGACGTCGCACCAGGCGGTGTACGACTCGCTGCAGGTCCTGACGGCGGCCGGCCTGGTCCGGCGGATCCAGCCGCTGGGCTCGGTGGCGCGGTACGAGTCGCGTGTGGGTGACAACCATCACCACGTCGTCTGCCGGTCGTGCGGCGCGATCGCCGACGTCGACTGTGCGGTCGGGCACGCGCCCTGCCTGACCGCGTCCGACGACCACGGTTTCGTCATCGACGAGGCCGAGGTCATCTACTGGGGGCTTTGCGCCGACTGCTCACGCCGTACCTGA
- the katG gene encoding catalase/peroxidase HPI, which produces MSENHEPLPGEATAESRGAETGGCPVDHGQGVHPTRGNANRGWWPEQLNLKILAKNQPVTNPLGEDFDYAAEFQTLDLDAVKADIAEVLTTSQDWWPADFGNYGPLMIRMAWHSAGTYRIHDGRGGAGAGQQRFAPLNSWPDNGNLDKARRLLWPVKKKYGQKISWADLLILTGNVALETMGFKTFGFAGGREDVWEPETDVYWGPETTWLGDERYSGDRDLERPLGAVQMGLIYVNPEGPNGNPDPVAAARDIRETFGRMAMNDEETVALIAGGHTFGKTHGAGPAENVGAEPEGAPIEQQGLGWKSSYQSGKGKDAITSGLEVTWTTKPTQWSNDFFEILFGYEWELSKSPAGAHQWVAKDAEAIIPDAYDGPKKLPTMLTTDLSLRFDPIYEPISRRFKDNPDEFADAFARAWYKLTHRDMGPIVRYLGPEVPSEVLIWQDPLPAVDHELITEDDVTALKAAIAASGLSVAQLVSTAWASASTFRGSDKRGGANGARIRLQPQAGWEVNNPDQLAQVLRTLEGIQQSFGKPVSLADVIVLAGGVGVEIAAKNAGYDVVVPFTPGRVDATAEQTDADSFAALEPVADGFRNYYGKGNRLPAEYLLLDRANLLTLSAPELTVLVGGLRVLGANYDGSKYGVLTENPGTLTNDFFVNLLDLGTEWHATDESQETFEATVDGDVKWTGTRADLVFGSNSELRAVAEVYASDDAKQKFVTDFVAAWHKVMELDRFDLHR; this is translated from the coding sequence ATGTCCGAGAACCATGAGCCCCTGCCCGGCGAAGCCACCGCGGAGAGCCGCGGCGCCGAGACCGGCGGCTGTCCGGTCGACCACGGTCAGGGCGTGCACCCGACGCGCGGGAACGCCAACCGCGGCTGGTGGCCCGAGCAGCTGAACCTGAAGATCCTGGCCAAGAACCAGCCGGTGACGAACCCGCTCGGCGAGGACTTCGACTACGCGGCCGAGTTCCAGACCCTGGACCTGGACGCGGTGAAGGCGGACATCGCCGAGGTGCTGACCACGTCCCAGGACTGGTGGCCGGCCGACTTCGGGAACTACGGCCCGCTGATGATCCGGATGGCCTGGCACAGCGCCGGCACGTACCGGATCCACGACGGCCGCGGCGGCGCGGGCGCCGGCCAGCAGCGGTTCGCGCCGCTGAACAGCTGGCCGGACAACGGCAACCTGGACAAGGCCCGGCGGCTGCTGTGGCCGGTCAAGAAGAAGTACGGCCAGAAGATCTCCTGGGCCGACCTGCTGATCCTCACCGGCAACGTCGCGCTGGAGACGATGGGCTTCAAGACGTTCGGGTTCGCGGGCGGCCGCGAGGACGTCTGGGAGCCGGAGACCGACGTGTACTGGGGCCCGGAGACCACCTGGCTCGGCGACGAGCGGTACTCCGGCGACCGCGACCTGGAGCGCCCGCTCGGCGCGGTCCAGATGGGCCTGATCTACGTGAACCCGGAAGGCCCGAACGGCAACCCGGACCCGGTCGCCGCGGCCCGCGACATCCGCGAGACCTTCGGCCGGATGGCGATGAACGACGAGGAGACCGTCGCGCTGATCGCCGGCGGCCACACGTTCGGCAAGACCCACGGTGCCGGCCCGGCGGAGAACGTCGGCGCGGAGCCCGAGGGCGCCCCGATCGAGCAGCAGGGCCTGGGCTGGAAGAGCAGCTACCAGTCCGGCAAGGGCAAGGACGCGATCACCAGCGGCCTCGAGGTCACCTGGACCACGAAGCCGACCCAGTGGTCGAACGACTTCTTCGAGATCCTGTTCGGCTACGAGTGGGAGCTGAGCAAGAGCCCGGCCGGCGCGCACCAGTGGGTCGCCAAGGACGCCGAGGCGATCATCCCGGACGCGTACGACGGCCCGAAGAAGCTGCCGACGATGCTCACCACGGACCTGTCGCTGCGCTTCGACCCGATCTACGAGCCGATCTCGCGGCGCTTCAAGGACAACCCCGACGAGTTCGCGGACGCGTTCGCGCGGGCCTGGTACAAGCTGACGCACCGCGACATGGGCCCGATCGTCCGGTACCTCGGCCCCGAGGTCCCGAGCGAGGTGCTGATCTGGCAGGACCCGCTGCCGGCCGTCGACCACGAGCTGATCACCGAGGACGACGTGACCGCGCTCAAGGCCGCGATCGCCGCCTCCGGGCTGTCGGTGGCGCAGCTGGTCTCGACCGCGTGGGCGTCGGCGTCGACGTTCCGCGGCAGTGACAAGCGCGGTGGCGCCAACGGTGCGCGGATCCGCCTGCAGCCGCAGGCCGGCTGGGAGGTCAACAACCCCGACCAGCTCGCGCAGGTACTGCGGACGCTCGAGGGCATCCAGCAGTCGTTCGGGAAGCCGGTCTCGCTCGCGGACGTGATCGTCCTCGCCGGCGGTGTCGGTGTCGAGATCGCCGCGAAGAACGCCGGGTACGACGTCGTCGTACCGTTCACGCCCGGCCGGGTGGACGCGACCGCGGAGCAGACCGACGCGGACTCGTTCGCCGCGCTCGAGCCGGTCGCGGACGGGTTCCGCAACTACTACGGCAAGGGCAACCGGCTGCCGGCCGAGTACCTGCTGCTCGACCGCGCGAACCTGCTCACGCTGAGCGCGCCGGAGCTGACCGTGCTGGTCGGCGGCCTGCGGGTTCTGGGCGCGAACTACGACGGTTCGAAGTACGGCGTACTCACCGAGAACCCGGGCACGCTCACGAACGACTTCTTCGTGAACCTGCTCGACCTCGGCACCGAGTGGCACGCGACCGACGAGAGCCAGGAGACGTTCGAGGCCACCGTCGACGGTGACGTCAAGTGGACCGGTACCCGCGCGGACCTGGTCTTCGGCTCGAACTCCGAGCTCCGCGCCGTCGCCGAGGTCTACGCCAGCGACGACGCCAAGCAGAAGTTCGTGACGGACTTCGTCGCCGCCTGGCACAAGGTCATGGAGCTCGACCGCTTCGACCTGCACCGCTGA
- a CDS encoding NAD(P)-dependent oxidoreductase, whose protein sequence is MKRVLVTGAAGRIGRAVVDALRVRRTAVTALVLPGTADALPADRVVEGSTCDADTVRAALAEVDGVIHLAARPAPNRGTPYEVFGENTLGTFTVLEEAGRAGVRNAVVASSLAANGLPFAAGPLSPAYVPLDMAVPTQAEDAYALSKLADEQTAAMMARRHGMTTVALRFPFVGGFTERLRDHAEKVGADPSIGAVDLWSYLETRDAARAAVLALRVRGGHHAFHVAAPRTLAPYPTVELLRRFHPATEIRTPLPGRTTPIDLTPARQLLGFTAEHEV, encoded by the coding sequence GTGAAGCGCGTCCTCGTCACCGGCGCCGCCGGCCGCATCGGTCGCGCGGTCGTGGACGCCTTGCGGGTACGACGTACCGCGGTGACCGCGCTCGTGCTACCCGGTACGGCGGATGCGCTGCCGGCGGATCGGGTCGTCGAGGGCAGCACGTGCGACGCGGACACGGTGCGGGCCGCGCTGGCGGAGGTGGACGGTGTCATCCATCTCGCCGCGCGGCCGGCGCCGAACCGCGGGACGCCGTACGAGGTGTTCGGGGAGAACACGCTCGGGACGTTCACGGTGCTCGAGGAGGCGGGGCGGGCCGGGGTGCGGAACGCCGTCGTGGCGAGCAGCCTGGCCGCGAACGGGCTGCCGTTCGCGGCCGGGCCGCTGAGTCCGGCGTACGTGCCGCTCGACATGGCGGTGCCGACGCAGGCCGAGGACGCGTACGCGTTGTCGAAGCTCGCCGACGAGCAGACGGCCGCGATGATGGCGCGGCGGCACGGGATGACGACGGTCGCGCTGCGGTTCCCGTTCGTCGGCGGCTTCACCGAACGCCTCCGGGACCACGCCGAGAAGGTCGGCGCCGACCCCTCCATCGGCGCCGTGGATCTCTGGTCCTACCTGGAAACCCGGGACGCCGCCCGCGCCGCCGTCCTCGCGCTGCGGGTCCGGGGCGGCCACCACGCGTTCCACGTGGCCGCGCCCCGGACCTTGGCGCCGTACCCCACGGTCGAGCTGCTCCGCCGCTTCCACCCGGCGACGGAAATCCGCACACCCCTCCCTGGCCGCACGACCCCCATCGACCTCACCCCGGCCCGGCAGCTGTTGGGCTTCACCGCCGAACACGAGGTGTGA
- a CDS encoding GuaB1 family IMP dehydrogenase-related protein: MRFHHDREPAGDLTFSDVFLVPNRSAVASRLDVDLSTADGTGTSIPVVAANMTAVSGRRMAETIARCGGLAVIPQDIPVDVVADVVAWIKERDPVHDTALTLPPTGTVGEALNLLPKRNHGAVVVVDDGRPVGVVTEADCSGVDRFTQLQTVMSGELLTLPAGIDPEAAFNQLHDGRHRLAPVVDTDGRIVGILTRQRALRATLYDPALDADGKLRVAAAIGINRDAEQKAKALLDVGIDVLVVDTAHGHQERMLEVVERVRALGPRVPIVAGNVVTAEGVTDLVNAGADIVKVGVGPGAMCTTRMQTAVGRPQFSAVLECATRARALGKHVWADGGVRHPRDVALALAAGASSVMVGSWFAGTYESPGDPHRDSAGRIYKESFGMASARAVRSRTADDSPYQRARKSIFEEGISTARMYLDPERPSVEDLLDSIVSGIRSSCTYVGAANLAEFHERAVVGLQTAAGYAEGKPLDTSWL, encoded by the coding sequence ATGCGGTTTCACCACGATCGGGAGCCGGCGGGGGATCTGACGTTCAGTGACGTGTTCCTGGTGCCGAACCGGTCGGCGGTCGCGTCGCGGCTGGACGTCGATCTGTCGACCGCCGATGGGACCGGGACCTCGATCCCGGTGGTGGCGGCGAACATGACCGCGGTGTCCGGGCGGCGGATGGCGGAGACGATCGCCCGCTGCGGCGGGCTCGCCGTGATCCCGCAGGACATTCCGGTGGACGTGGTCGCCGACGTGGTGGCGTGGATCAAGGAACGCGACCCGGTCCACGACACCGCGCTCACCCTGCCACCGACCGGCACCGTCGGCGAGGCGCTGAACCTGCTGCCGAAGCGCAACCACGGCGCGGTCGTCGTGGTGGACGACGGGCGCCCGGTCGGCGTGGTGACCGAGGCCGACTGCTCGGGCGTCGACCGCTTCACCCAGCTCCAGACGGTGATGTCCGGCGAACTCCTCACACTTCCGGCCGGTATCGACCCCGAGGCCGCGTTCAACCAGCTGCACGACGGGCGCCACCGGCTGGCGCCGGTCGTGGACACCGACGGCCGGATCGTCGGCATCCTGACCCGCCAGCGCGCGCTCCGCGCGACCCTCTACGACCCGGCCCTCGATGCCGACGGCAAGCTCCGGGTCGCGGCCGCGATCGGCATCAACCGCGACGCCGAGCAGAAGGCCAAGGCGCTGCTCGACGTCGGCATCGACGTCCTGGTCGTCGACACCGCGCACGGCCACCAGGAGCGGATGCTCGAGGTCGTCGAGCGGGTCCGCGCGCTCGGCCCGCGGGTACCGATCGTGGCCGGCAACGTGGTCACCGCCGAGGGCGTCACCGACCTGGTGAACGCCGGCGCCGACATCGTGAAGGTCGGCGTCGGCCCGGGCGCGATGTGCACGACCCGGATGCAGACCGCCGTCGGGCGCCCGCAGTTCTCCGCGGTCCTGGAATGCGCGACGCGGGCCCGCGCGCTCGGCAAGCACGTCTGGGCGGACGGCGGCGTCCGGCATCCGCGCGACGTCGCGCTCGCACTCGCCGCCGGCGCCTCGAGCGTGATGGTCGGCTCGTGGTTCGCCGGGACCTACGAGTCGCCCGGCGACCCGCACCGCGACAGCGCGGGCCGGATCTACAAGGAGAGCTTCGGGATGGCGTCGGCACGCGCCGTACGGTCCCGGACCGCGGACGACTCGCCGTACCAGCGGGCCCGGAAGAGCATCTTCGAGGAGGGCATCTCGACCGCCCGGATGTACCTCGACCCGGAGCGCCCGAGCGTCGAGGACCTGCTGGACTCGATCGTGTCCGGCATCCGCAGCTCCTGCACGTACGTCGGTGCGGCGAACCTGGCCGAGTTCCACGAGCGCGCCGTGGTCGGCCTGCAGACCGCCGCCGGCTACGCCGAGGGCAAGCCGCTGGACACCAGCTGGCTGTAA
- a CDS encoding sugar ABC transporter permease — protein sequence MTTLLERRAAPEPVATAPRPSASRRRAGLRRELLGLLFLAPALVIFGLFSWWPILRGLLISFQQTNLVDPAVWVGLENFRTVLSDPLVGKALLNTLLFVGLGLVIGFPAPIVLAAVMSTVRRFAGVYRVVVYLPVVVPPVVAILLWKWFYDPGSGLFNQLLGLIGLGPYPWLQSPNTAMLSLVLEATWAGMGGAALIYLAAMTGVPSELYEAAESDGAGIWRRIWHVTLPQLRPVIGLLLLLQLIGTIQVFTEPYIFTQGGPDDATLTVLLLIFRYAFQDGEYGQAAALSVLLAIVLAVLSAVYLRLTRSWSTK from the coding sequence GTGACGACTCTCCTGGAGCGCCGCGCGGCCCCCGAGCCGGTCGCGACGGCGCCCCGGCCCAGCGCGTCCCGGCGCCGGGCCGGGCTACGCCGGGAGCTGCTCGGCCTGCTGTTCCTGGCGCCCGCTCTGGTGATCTTCGGCCTGTTCTCGTGGTGGCCGATCCTGCGCGGGCTGCTGATCTCGTTCCAGCAGACCAACCTGGTCGATCCCGCGGTCTGGGTCGGACTCGAGAACTTCCGGACGGTGTTGTCGGATCCGCTGGTGGGCAAGGCGCTGCTGAACACCCTGCTGTTCGTCGGCCTCGGGCTGGTGATCGGCTTTCCGGCGCCGATCGTGCTCGCCGCGGTGATGTCGACGGTACGACGGTTCGCCGGGGTGTACCGCGTCGTCGTCTACCTGCCGGTCGTCGTACCGCCGGTGGTCGCGATCCTGCTCTGGAAGTGGTTCTACGACCCGGGATCCGGCCTCTTCAACCAGCTGCTGGGCCTGATCGGGCTCGGACCGTACCCGTGGCTGCAGTCGCCGAACACGGCGATGCTGAGCCTGGTGCTCGAGGCGACCTGGGCCGGGATGGGCGGTGCCGCGCTGATCTACCTCGCCGCGATGACCGGAGTACCGTCCGAGCTCTACGAGGCGGCCGAGAGCGACGGCGCCGGGATCTGGCGCCGGATCTGGCACGTGACGCTGCCGCAGCTCCGGCCGGTGATCGGACTGCTGCTGCTGTTGCAGCTGATCGGCACGATCCAGGTGTTCACCGAGCCGTACATCTTCACTCAGGGCGGGCCGGACGACGCCACGCTGACGGTGCTGCTGCTGATCTTCCGCTACGCGTTCCAGGACGGGGAGTACGGGCAGGCCGCCGCGTTGTCGGTTCTGCTCGCGATCGTCCTCGCCGTGCTGTCCGCGGTCTACCTCCGCCTGACGAGAAGCTGGAGCACGAAGTGA